The nucleotide window CTGAGTCGAGCTGTGGAGCTCGTCCAAGGAGGGCACGGGCGGGCCCTGGTCACAGCGCCAATCGCGAAGCACACCTGGCATGCAGCAGGTCATCCCTATCCCGGGCAGACCGAGCGATTGGCCGAACTCGACGGAGCAGACTCCGCATCGATGCTGTTCACCGCCGTATCACCCAGCACCGGATGGCGACTGAACACCCTTCTGGCCACCACACATATCCCTCTGCAACAGGTATCTCAAGCCCTCACACCGGCTCTGGTGACCACCAAATTGAAGACCCTGGCCAGGTTCTGCCAGCGCTTCAACCCCTCACCGGAGCTTCTGGTGGCCGGTCTCAATCCCCACGCCGGCGAACAAGGTCAGCTCGGCACAGAGGAAGAGCAATGGCTCACGCCTCTGATGCATCGCTGGGCTGAGGCCAACCCCACGATCCGGCTCAGAGGACCTCTACCTCCAGATACCTGCTGGCTCAGCGCAGCGCAGGCATGGAGCAGAAACAACAGTCCAGGGCCTGACGGGATTTTGGCCCTATATCACGATCAGGGACTGATTCCCGTGAAATTGCTCGCCTTCGACCAGGCAGTCAACACCACACTCGGCCTTTCGTTTCTGCGGACATCGCCCGATCATGGAACCGGATTTGATATCGCCGGACAAGGAATCGCACGCTGCGACAGCATGCTCTCCGCCATCGCAGCGGCCTGGACGCTTAGCCAGGCTTAACGCGCATCAACACCTGACCAAATTCCACCGGTGTGCCGTTATCCACAAGGATTTCCACCACTTCACCACTCAGCTCAGCCTCCAGCTCGTTCATCAGCTTCATGGCTTCGAGGATGCAGATCGTCTGACCAGCAGAGATGCGGTTGCCGATCTCCACAAAGGAAGGTTCTCCAGGTGCAGGAGCCCGATAGAAGGTGCCCACCATCGGTGCAGTGACATCCACGAGATCCGAGCGAGTTCCTGCAGCTGCTGGAGGGGCTGCGGACGATGACTCGCTCTGAGTCTTGATCTCCATCGCTGGCACAGGAGCAGCTGCGACAGGCACCATCTGGGTGGACGCAGCCGGAACAGGAAGATTCCGGCAAACCTCTAGGCGGAAATCATCCCCCTCGAGCCGGAATTCCTGAATGTCGCTCTCCGCCAGCTTGTCGAGAAGCTGATTCAACTGATCGTGGTCGAGATGCATGGTCAGCTGTTCTCCCGACCCAGGTAGGTGTCGTTGCGGGTGTCGACCTTGATCTTCTCACCAATAGAGAGAAAGAGAGGCACCATCACTTGGGCACCGGTCTCGAGAATGGCCGGCTTGGTGCCACCAGTCGCGGTGTCGCCTTTCACACCAGGATCCGTCTCCTTGATCTCGAGCACAACCGAATTGGGCAGCTCAACTTCCAGGGGCTTGTCATTCCAGGAGACGACATTCACCTCCATCCCTTCCTTGAGATATTTGCGGCTCTCTCCGATCTGCTTCGCAGACAGGCGGGTTTCTTCGTAGGTGCCCATATCCATGAAGACATAGTCCTCACCTTCCATATAGGTGTGCTGAAGCGTGGCTTTCTCAAGAATGGCCTGAGGCAGCATCTCGCCAGCGCGGAAGGTTTTCTCCACCACGTTGCCGCTCTGCACCGCCTTGAGCTTGGTGCGGACAAAGGCGGAACCCTTGCCGGGCTTGACGTGCAGGAACTCGACCACACGCCAGACGGCACCGTCCAGCTCGATGGTGGTGCCAGTGCGAAAGTCGTTGCTGGAAATCATTCCCGCTGAACGGTTCAGGGGATCATACGGCTGTGCCAAAGTCCTTTCAGCACCTGGGGTTCTCCTTGGCGATTCGGTTGGCTTTTCAGCGTTTGAGCACTGGCTTGCTCGGCCTTCTGATGGTGATCGGCTTGGTCTGGGCCGAACCCGTCTGGGCCGGACTGCCCCAGGGAAATGCCGTGAAGGATCCCGCTGCGATCCTGCGGGATTCCCTGCCGATGGACCAAGAGGATCTGCGTGAACTGCAGCACCGACTGGAAGGCACCAGTGACGATTTGCGGGCCAAGCGCTGGAGTGCCCTCGGACGCAGCATCAGCCGCAGCGAAGCGTTGCTGAACACGCGTCGCAACACCATTCTCAACGCCGTGCCCAATGCCGAGCGTCAGCAGGCCGAACAGCTGCTCGACACGGTCAAAGACGACTTGGTGCAACTGCAGGAACGGGTGGATGCCGCCGATAAATCAGGATTCATCCAGACCCGCCGGCAGACGCTGACCACAATTGGCGATCTCGAATACCTGCTGATTGATGACCGGATCCCTGCCATTCCCGCGGAGTTCGATGACCTGCCCCGCCTCAATGGGCGGGCCACCGTGGTGATCAGCACCACACAGGGCGATCTCACAGCCGTGGTGGATGGATACAACGCACCCCTGACGGCCGGCGCCTTTATTGATCTGAGCCTCAAGGGCTTTTACGACGGCCTTCCCTTCACCAGGGCCGAGGACTTCTACATCCTGCAAAGCGGCGATCCTGAAGGTCCTGCAATCGGTTATGTGGATCCAACCAGCAAGCAGGAACGGCATGTGCCTCTGGAAATTCGTGTTCCAGGCGAGCCGGACACCTTCTACAACGAGACCTTTGAAGATGTGGGCCTGTACAAGGCCACGCCCGTTCTGCCCTTCTCCACCCTCGGCACCCTCGGCTGGGCCCATTCCGATCAGGCGCTCGATGATGGCTCATCCCAATTCTTCCTGTTTCTTTACGAAGCGGAGCTCACCCCTGCCGGTCTGAATCTGGTGGATGGACGCAATGCCGCGTTCGGATACGTGGTGGATGGCTTCGATGTTCTCGAGGAACTCAGCGTGGACGATCAGATCAACCGTATTGAAGTGGTGGATGGAGCCGATCGGCTGCAGCCCCACGCCTGACCTGCCGTGACGCAGACACTGGCTGACTTGGGAGAAGCGGAGCTCCTGAGGCGCCTTGCGCGCTTCGCTCCGCCGGGTCAGCTGGATGACGACACCGCGCAACTGCAACAGCCATCAGCGGATCTGCTTATTAATACCGACGTACTGGTGGAGAGCATCCACTTCAGTGATGCCACCACCGCATCAGCCGATGTGGGCTGGCGTGCGGTGGCTGCCAACCTCTCCGACCTTGCCGCCAGCGGGGTGGATCAGATCCTGGGGATCACTGTGGGGCTTGTGGCGCCGGGACACACCCCCTGGAGCTGGGTGGAAGGGGTCTACCGCGGCATCGACTCCCTGCTTGAGGTGAGTGGGGGTGTGCTGCTGGGAGGCGACTGCTCCCAGGGACCCGTCAGGATGATTTCGATCACTGCGATCGGGACACTCGGGCCCTTGCGGCTGCATCGTTCCCAGGCAAGGCCTGGAGACTGGATCGTGGTGAGCGGAGCTCATGGACTGAGCCGACTGGGATTGGCCCTGCTTCTCGAAGATCCCTCGTTGCTGGGTGTCACCCTGCCAAGTGCACTCAAAGAACAGGCGATTCGACAGCATCAGCGTCCACAGCCGAAGCTTGATGCACTCAAGTTGCTTGTGACCTGCAAGCCAGAGGAGCTTCCCTGGAGAGCCGGTGGGACCGACAGCAGCGACGGTCTGCTTCAAGCCATCGACTGTCTCTGCCGAAGCAGTGGCTGCGGCGCTGTTTTGGACAAAACAAAGTTGCCTCAGGCATGCGGATGGCCGGATGGTCCGCACTGGCAACGCTGGTGCCTGAGCGGTGGTGAAGACTTCGAACTGGTGGTCACGCTGCCCCCAGCATGGGCCAAAGCCTGGATTGACCTGCAACCGTCCAGCCGGCAGGTGGGAGTCATCACGGATCAAGCCGAAGCGATCGTCTGGAGCGACGACAACGCACCCGTGGTCTCTAAGGGTTTCGCCCATTACAGAGCGTCCTGACCCACAAAAATCCCCCCTTTGCAGGGGGGATGAGAACGCTCAGATCAGGGAGCTTTACAGGATCACTTCCAGTTGCGGGCGACCACTTCGGCGAGATCCACCACGCGCTGGCTGTAGCCCCACTCGTTGTCATACCAGGCAAGGATCTTCACCGCTTTGTCACCCATGGCGTAGGTGAGGTCGGCATCAAAGATGGTGGATTCGTTGGTGCCGGCGTAATCGGTCGAGACCAGGGGCAGGTCGCTGTACTTGATGATGCCCTTCATTCCATTCTCGGAAGCGGCCTTGATCACAGCCTTCACTTCCTCAACGTTGGTGGCGCGGGAGGGTCCGAAGGTGAGGTCAACAGCAGACACATTCGGCGTGGGGACACGCATGGCGAAACCGGTGAGCTTGCCTTTCACCTCGGGGTAAACCAGAGCCACAGCCTTGGCAGCACCGGTGGTGGTGGGAACCATATTGAGCGCAGCGGCACGGGCACGGCGCAGATCCCTGTGGCTGTTGTCGAGGATGCGCTGGTCACCGGTGTAGCTGTGGATGGTGGTCATCAGACCCCAGTCCAAACCAAAGCTCTGATCGAGAACCTTGACGATCGGAGCCAGGCAGTTGGTGGTGCAGCTGGCGTTGGAGAGGATGTTCCAGTCTTCGTGACGGTACTGATCGTCATTCACGCCCACCACGAAGGTGCCCACACCGTCACCTTTGCCAGGCGCCGTCAGGATCACCTTGCTGGCACCGGCCTCAAGGTGCATGCTCGCTTTCTCATCGGTGTTGAAGACACCGGTGGACTCGATCACAAGGTCCACACCCCAATCCTTCCAGGGGCAGTTGAGGGGATTGCGATCGGCGAAGAATTTGATCTCCTTGCCATTGACGATCATCGTTTCGTCAGTCGTCTCGATCTGAACGCTGCGGTCGATGTGACCAAGGATCGAGTCGTAGGTGAGGAGGTGGGCACTGGTTTTGGGATCGGATGTGGAGTTCATCCCAACGATCTCGAGACCAGTGTCAGCGCCGCGGCTGAGCCAACCCCGCATCACATTGCGACCAATCCGGCCGAATCCATTGATCGCAACGCGCAGGGTCATAACAAAAGCGGATCGTCCGCTATAGGTGTTTGGCCGCCGATCATACAGAAATCTTCGGGATTTACTCTGTTAAAGGGGGGTTTGGGATCACGGAAAGACCAGGGCTACAAAATTCCTGAACCACTGGTCAGCTTGGAAAGCTGATTTATCGTGCGCATCCACGGTGACGGTCATTGGTCTGCACGCTTGACATTCACGCACCTGTGCATTTCATCGGTGCCGGAGGCATTGGCATGTCTGCCTTGGCGCGGATTCTGCTCAGCCGCGGTCATCGCGTCAGCGGCTCGGATCGGCGCCTGACGCCGGCGATGGAGAGTCTCAAAAGGGCAGGAATGGTGGCTTTTGAGTCACAGGAGGCCACCAACTTCCAGACCTTGAATCATCTGAACCGCTCATCACCAATCGTGGTGATCAGCAGCGCCATTCCCGAACACAATCCGGAATTGGTTGCCGCCAGACATCAACAGCTCGAGGTTTGGCATCGCTCGGATCTTCTTGCAGCCCTGATCGACCAGCAGCCCTCGATCGCCATCGCTGGCAGTCATGGCAAAACCACCACCAGCACGGTGGTGACCACACTTCTTCATGGCGCCGGCGAGGATCCAACGGCTGTAATCGGAGGCATCGTTCCCTGTTACGGAAGTAACGGCCATGCCGGCCAAGGACGCCTCCTCGTGGCTGAAGCCGACGAATCCGACGGCTCGCTCGTGAAATTCAGAGCCTCCTTGGGTGTGATCACCAATCTCGAACTGGATCACACCGACCATTACCGCGACCTTGACGACCTGATCGAAACCCTTCAGCGCTTCGGAAATGGTTGCCAACGCCTGCTGGCCAATCAGGACGATCCCATCCTCAACGAGCACTTCCAAGCCGATGCCTGGTGGTCGATCCAGCGCAGCGACAACGTGGATTTTGCAGGCTTGCCAGTGGCTCTGGAAGGCGATCGCACCATCGCCGACCTCTATGAACAGGGGACCTTCGTGGGGCAAATCACCCTGCCCATGCCCGGACTGCACAACCTGAGCAACACCATCGGAGCCCTCGCCGCCTGCCGCATGGAGGGTGTGCCCCTCGAACGCTTGATCAGCCATCTATCAGAGCTGAAAACCCCAGGACGCCGGTTCGATTACCGAGGCGACTGGCAGGGCCGGCAGATCGTTGACGACTACGCCCATCACCCGAGTGAAGTGGCAGCAACGCTGGACATGGCCAATCTGATGGTGTCCAGCGGTCGCAGCCCTCTGCCTCGATCACCCCAGCGGTTGGTGGCTGTGTTCCAACCCCATCGCTACAGCCGCACCCAAGAATTCCAACACCAATTCGCCGAGGCACTACTCTCCGCTGAACTAGTACTGCTGGCTCCGATCTTCTCCGCTGGTGAAGCTGAAATACCAGGGGTAAACAGTGAAGCGCTGGCCAGCGTCATGCAGGAACTGTCAACGCAGCAATCCGTTCTGGTGGCGTCAACGATGGATGAACTCGTCACCCTCGTGAAGGAGCACAGCCTCCCCGATGATCTGGTGCTGGCCATGGGCGCTGGTGATGTAAACAGCCTTTGGTCGCGGTTGTCGCAGTCTTCAACAGAGGGTCAGGCGTCATGTCCACCGGCACTGGCGGCCTGACGGCTCTGCAGGATTGCGGTGTCCTGCAACAGGAGGTGCCGCTAGCGGAGTTCACCACCTGGCGCGTCGGAGGTCCGGCGCAATGGCTGGCTGAACCCATCAGCACCGAGCAGATCCCAGAGCTCCTGCAGTGGGCGAGGGAGGAAGGTCTGCCCGTTCATATCATCGGAGCCGGCTCGAATCTGCTCATCGCCGACGGCGGCTTGCCCGGACTCACCCTCTGCCTAAGACGGTTGCAGGGCAGTGCGTTGAATGCAGAAACGGGCCGCATCCGTGCCGCCGCTGGAGAGCCGCTGCCCACCCTGGCCAGGCGTGCTGCCAAAGCTGGCTTGCAAGGGTTGGAATGGGCTGTGGGGATCCCCGGCACTGTGGGGGGTGCCGCCGTGATGAATGCCGGGGCGCAGGGAGGCTGCACGGCTGAACAGCTGATCAGTGTGGATGTGATTCGGTTAAGCGACCCAAAACCCACCCTCGCGAACCTCAGTCGGGAAGACCTGGCGTTCAGCTACCGCCACAGTGCACTCCAAACCAACCCGCACCTGGTGGTGGCCGCCGAATTTCAGCTTGAACCCGGTCACGACTCGGCCGAACTGCAGCGCCGCACCAGCGGCAATCTCAACCATCGCACCTCCACGCAGCCCTACAAACTGCCCAGCTGCGGCAGCGTCTTCCGCAATCCCGAACCGGAAAAAGCCGGGCGGCTGATCGAATCCCTGGGGCTCAAAGGACGGGCCATCGGTGGTGCCCAAGTGTCTGAGCTGCACGCCAATTTCATCGTGAATACCGGTGATGCCACAGCGGAGGACATCCGCGCCCTCATCAGCCTGGTGCAAGGCGTAGTGATGGAGGCCAAAGGCATTGCGTTGCATCCAGAAGTGAAACGCCTGGGCTTCGAGACGCCCGATTAGCCTTCCAGTTCCTTCAGCAGTTCCATGGCCGGTTTCGGACTTCCCAATTTCGGACAGCTCACCGAAGCCTTCCGCAAGGCCCAGCAGATTCAGCAAGACGCCCAGAAACTGCAGGAAGAGCTGGATGCCATGGAAATCGAGGGCAGCAGTGAGGATGGTCGGGCCAGCATCTGGCTTTCCGGTAATCAACAACCCCTGCGCGTGAAGCTGGATCCGAGTTTGCTGAGCGAGGGGCAGGACACCGCCGAAGCCGCCGTTCTCGCTGCTCTCCAATCGGCCTACGAACGCTCCACCGCCACCATGAAGGAACGCATGCAAGACCTCACCGGTGGCCTCGATCTCAACCTCCCCGGGATGGGCGGCTGATCCCTAGTAATTCCTCCACCGCTCCGCGATAGAAGGTATAGCGCTCCCAGTCGCGACTCACCCCGCAGCCGGGTTCATCGCGATGGAGACAATCGCGGAAGCGACAGGGGTGGATGGTGAGCTGGTCCCGAAGTTCCGGGAACAGCACTTCAAGATTGCGGGCATCCCCAGGCAAGTCCGGTCGGTTGAAACCGGGCGTGTCAGCCACACGGGCACCTGGTGCGAAGGGATGCAACTCCACGTGCCGCGTCGTATGCCGGCCCCTCTGCAGCCTTCCCGACACGGCGCCAACCCTGAGTGCAAGGCCTGGAAGCAACGCATTGAGCAACGAACTTTTGCCCACCCCTGAAGGACCGCAAAGCACGGTGATGGCCTGGGACGCGAGCACGGCGCGCAACGTGTTCAAACCGGCGCCTGTCTGCACAGACACCAACACGGGCGAATAGCCCCAGCCATGCAGACGCTGCTTCAAGGCCAGCTGATGCTCAGGCGCAAGGAGGTCGCTCTTGGTGAGCACCAGCTGCACCCGCAGACCAGTCTGTTCCGCGGTGAGCAGAAAGCGACTGGCCTGATCGGCATCGAAGGCAGGCTGCTCCACAGCCAGAGCAACGAGAACGCAGGAGGCATTGGCGACAGGAGGCCGCACCAGGAAACTGCTGCGTGGTTCCACATCAGACACGACAGCTCGGGCCTGAAGGGGATCGATCGCCTCCACCGTGACCCGATCCCCCACATGCACAGCAGCGCCGCGATGGTGAAGCCTTGTCCGGCGAGTGCAGAGAAGACGGGCCGGCATTCCGGGGGATGGGACATCCAGTTCCACCTCCAGGTAATTGGCCTGCAGCGCCACCACCATGCCGCGATGGGGTGCAGCCTCACTCACCGCTGCAGATCACCAAAAGGCGGACCCGATCAGGCCCCAGGCGTTCCACCGTGACCGCATGGCCATCCCGGCGCAATCCTGGCACCACCATCTCTTCAGGCTCTCCAGGATCGAGATCCACCTGCAAGCACTGCCCTGAGGCAAGGGTTTCCAGGGCAAGCCGGCAACGGATGAAGTTGAGCGGACAGGGCGTACCGCATAGATCCAGCACCTGATCAGGCTGGCGGGCTTCCATGGTCAGCGCTGACCAAAGAGACGCGCAAACAGTCCGCTCTTGTGATGGTGATGCTGTTCCCCCCTCGCGGAGTGATGACCCGCAAGCTCCTCAAGCAGCCCACGCTCCTCGTTATTGAGTCGGGTGGGTAGTTTCACCGTAACGGCGACCCGCTGATTTCCCCGAGCCACAGGGTTGCCCAACTTGGGAATGCCCTTGTTCTCAAGGGTGATCACGGCATTGGGCTGGGTACCGGCGGGAATCTCCAGGCTGGTGGGGCCATCCACCGTCTCCACTTCGATGGTGTCGCCGAGGATCGCCTGCAGATAACTCACCTTCACCTCCGACAGCACGGTGAGTCCGTCGCGACGGAGCGTGGGATGGTTCTTCACGGTGAGGAACACATAAAGATCCCCGGAGGGACCACCGCGGAGCCCAGCATTGCCCTCACCGGCAACGCGCAGTCGCGTTCCCGTATCGACTCCAGCAGGAATATTGATTCGCAGTTTTTTGCGTACCTGCACGACACCTTGTCCTCCACAGGCATTACAGGGATCGGCGATCACCTGTCCGCTGCCGTTGCAGGTTGGGCATTCAGCCACCTGAGTGAAACTTCCAAAGGGGGTACGGGTGGCCCGGCGCACCTGGCCGACACCTCCGCAGGTGGAACAGGTGGTTGGGCCACTGCCGCTCTTGGCCCCACTACCACCACAGGTGGTGCAGGTTTCGAGATGGGGAACACGAATCTCTCGTTCCTGGCCGAACACCGCCTGCTCGAAATCGATCGTGAGGTCGTAGCGGAGATCATCACCCTGCTGGGGGCCGCGGCGACGCTGCTGACGTCCTCCACCTGCCGCACCTCCGAAGCCGCTGAAGAAGGTTTCGAAAAGGTCTGCGAAACCACCCATGTCGCCCATGTCGGGCATGCCGGCGGCACCACCGAGCCCCGCCTCTCCGAACTGGTCGTAACGACCCCGGGTTTGAGGATCGCTGAGCACCTCATAGGCGCGGCCGATCTCCTTGAAACGGTCTTCGGCTCCGGGCTCCTTGTTGATATCCGGGTGGTATTGGCGAGCCAGACGGCGGTAGGCACGCTTGAGAGTGTCAGCATCGGCATCCCTGCTGACACCGAGAAGCTCGTAATAATCGGCCATCAGCTGGTAATCCCGAAAGTCACAGTAAGGGGAGGCGTCTGATCATCGGATCAACCGTTGCCATCGCCTGAACCGCCTTCGTCAGCGGCAGAATCATCCGATGTTGCTCCGGCCTCGGCAGGCGCATTCTGCGGGCCTGGGCCCATCGAAACCTTGACCATGGCGTGGCGCAGCACCTTTCCGTTGAGGTGGTAGCCGCGCTGCAACTCCTCAATCACCACATCCTCGGCATGGGCATCGCTGGGTTCTCGAAGAACCG belongs to Synechococcus sp. WH 7805 and includes:
- the pdxA gene encoding 4-hydroxythreonine-4-phosphate dehydrogenase PdxA, whose translation is MIPLHQLTDANQRLVIALGDPAGIGMEVTIKALADPRCPRDMKPLLVGCRASLKRTHQLLHNLKNFPLVDPDDLEIEDLPIPGGPLDPGDAGVTSGEASFRWLSRAVELVQGGHGRALVTAPIAKHTWHAAGHPYPGQTERLAELDGADSASMLFTAVSPSTGWRLNTLLATTHIPLQQVSQALTPALVTTKLKTLARFCQRFNPSPELLVAGLNPHAGEQGQLGTEEEQWLTPLMHRWAEANPTIRLRGPLPPDTCWLSAAQAWSRNNSPGPDGILALYHDQGLIPVKLLAFDQAVNTTLGLSFLRTSPDHGTGFDIAGQGIARCDSMLSAIAAAWTLSQA
- the murC gene encoding UDP-N-acetylmuramate--L-alanine ligase, with translation MSALARILLSRGHRVSGSDRRLTPAMESLKRAGMVAFESQEATNFQTLNHLNRSSPIVVISSAIPEHNPELVAARHQQLEVWHRSDLLAALIDQQPSIAIAGSHGKTTTSTVVTTLLHGAGEDPTAVIGGIVPCYGSNGHAGQGRLLVAEADESDGSLVKFRASLGVITNLELDHTDHYRDLDDLIETLQRFGNGCQRLLANQDDPILNEHFQADAWWSIQRSDNVDFAGLPVALEGDRTIADLYEQGTFVGQITLPMPGLHNLSNTIGALAACRMEGVPLERLISHLSELKTPGRRFDYRGDWQGRQIVDDYAHHPSEVAATLDMANLMVSSGRSPLPRSPQRLVAVFQPHRYSRTQEFQHQFAEALLSAELVLLAPIFSAGEAEIPGVNSEALASVMQELSTQQSVLVASTMDELVTLVKEHSLPDDLVLAMGAGDVNSLWSRLSQSSTEGQASCPPALAA
- the rsgA gene encoding ribosome small subunit-dependent GTPase A gives rise to the protein MVVALQANYLEVELDVPSPGMPARLLCTRRTRLHHRGAAVHVGDRVTVEAIDPLQARAVVSDVEPRSSFLVRPPVANASCVLVALAVEQPAFDADQASRFLLTAEQTGLRVQLVLTKSDLLAPEHQLALKQRLHGWGYSPVLVSVQTGAGLNTLRAVLASQAITVLCGPSGVGKSSLLNALLPGLALRVGAVSGRLQRGRHTTRHVELHPFAPGARVADTPGFNRPDLPGDARNLEVLFPELRDQLTIHPCRFRDCLHRDEPGCGVSRDWERYTFYRGAVEELLGISRPSRGG
- the murB gene encoding UDP-N-acetylmuramate dehydrogenase encodes the protein MSTGTGGLTALQDCGVLQQEVPLAEFTTWRVGGPAQWLAEPISTEQIPELLQWAREEGLPVHIIGAGSNLLIADGGLPGLTLCLRRLQGSALNAETGRIRAAAGEPLPTLARRAAKAGLQGLEWAVGIPGTVGGAAVMNAGAQGGCTAEQLISVDVIRLSDPKPTLANLSREDLAFSYRHSALQTNPHLVVAAEFQLEPGHDSAELQRRTSGNLNHRTSTQPYKLPSCGSVFRNPEPEKAGRLIESLGLKGRAIGGAQVSELHANFIVNTGDATAEDIRALISLVQGVVMEAKGIALHPEVKRLGFETPD
- a CDS encoding YbaB/EbfC family nucleoid-associated protein gives rise to the protein MAGFGLPNFGQLTEAFRKAQQIQQDAQKLQEELDAMEIEGSSEDGRASIWLSGNQQPLRVKLDPSLLSEGQDTAEAAVLAALQSAYERSTATMKERMQDLTGGLDLNLPGMGG
- the efp gene encoding elongation factor P yields the protein MISSNDFRTGTTIELDGAVWRVVEFLHVKPGKGSAFVRTKLKAVQSGNVVEKTFRAGEMLPQAILEKATLQHTYMEGEDYVFMDMGTYEETRLSAKQIGESRKYLKEGMEVNVVSWNDKPLEVELPNSVVLEIKETDPGVKGDTATGGTKPAILETGAQVMVPLFLSIGEKIKVDTRNDTYLGRENS
- a CDS encoding peptidylprolyl isomerase, which encodes MPKSFQHLGFSLAIRLAFQRLSTGLLGLLMVIGLVWAEPVWAGLPQGNAVKDPAAILRDSLPMDQEDLRELQHRLEGTSDDLRAKRWSALGRSISRSEALLNTRRNTILNAVPNAERQQAEQLLDTVKDDLVQLQERVDAADKSGFIQTRRQTLTTIGDLEYLLIDDRIPAIPAEFDDLPRLNGRATVVISTTQGDLTAVVDGYNAPLTAGAFIDLSLKGFYDGLPFTRAEDFYILQSGDPEGPAIGYVDPTSKQERHVPLEIRVPGEPDTFYNETFEDVGLYKATPVLPFSTLGTLGWAHSDQALDDGSSQFFLFLYEAELTPAGLNLVDGRNAAFGYVVDGFDVLEELSVDDQINRIEVVDGADRLQPHA
- the dnaJ gene encoding molecular chaperone DnaJ, yielding MADYYELLGVSRDADADTLKRAYRRLARQYHPDINKEPGAEDRFKEIGRAYEVLSDPQTRGRYDQFGEAGLGGAAGMPDMGDMGGFADLFETFFSGFGGAAGGGRQQRRRGPQQGDDLRYDLTIDFEQAVFGQEREIRVPHLETCTTCGGSGAKSGSGPTTCSTCGGVGQVRRATRTPFGSFTQVAECPTCNGSGQVIADPCNACGGQGVVQVRKKLRINIPAGVDTGTRLRVAGEGNAGLRGGPSGDLYVFLTVKNHPTLRRDGLTVLSEVKVSYLQAILGDTIEVETVDGPTSLEIPAGTQPNAVITLENKGIPKLGNPVARGNQRVAVTVKLPTRLNNEERGLLEELAGHHSARGEQHHHHKSGLFARLFGQR
- a CDS encoding sulfurtransferase TusA family protein; this encodes MEARQPDQVLDLCGTPCPLNFIRCRLALETLASGQCLQVDLDPGEPEEMVVPGLRRDGHAVTVERLGPDRVRLLVICSGE
- the accB gene encoding acetyl-CoA carboxylase biotin carboxyl carrier protein, which translates into the protein MHLDHDQLNQLLDKLAESDIQEFRLEGDDFRLEVCRNLPVPAASTQMVPVAAAPVPAMEIKTQSESSSAAPPAAAGTRSDLVDVTAPMVGTFYRAPAPGEPSFVEIGNRISAGQTICILEAMKLMNELEAELSGEVVEILVDNGTPVEFGQVLMRVKPG
- the gap gene encoding type I glyceraldehyde-3-phosphate dehydrogenase, with translation MTLRVAINGFGRIGRNVMRGWLSRGADTGLEIVGMNSTSDPKTSAHLLTYDSILGHIDRSVQIETTDETMIVNGKEIKFFADRNPLNCPWKDWGVDLVIESTGVFNTDEKASMHLEAGASKVILTAPGKGDGVGTFVVGVNDDQYRHEDWNILSNASCTTNCLAPIVKVLDQSFGLDWGLMTTIHSYTGDQRILDNSHRDLRRARAAALNMVPTTTGAAKAVALVYPEVKGKLTGFAMRVPTPNVSAVDLTFGPSRATNVEEVKAVIKAASENGMKGIIKYSDLPLVSTDYAGTNESTIFDADLTYAMGDKAVKILAWYDNEWGYSQRVVDLAEVVARNWK
- the thiL gene encoding thiamine-phosphate kinase, whose translation is MTQTLADLGEAELLRRLARFAPPGQLDDDTAQLQQPSADLLINTDVLVESIHFSDATTASADVGWRAVAANLSDLAASGVDQILGITVGLVAPGHTPWSWVEGVYRGIDSLLEVSGGVLLGGDCSQGPVRMISITAIGTLGPLRLHRSQARPGDWIVVSGAHGLSRLGLALLLEDPSLLGVTLPSALKEQAIRQHQRPQPKLDALKLLVTCKPEELPWRAGGTDSSDGLLQAIDCLCRSSGCGAVLDKTKLPQACGWPDGPHWQRWCLSGGEDFELVVTLPPAWAKAWIDLQPSSRQVGVITDQAEAIVWSDDNAPVVSKGFAHYRAS